The nucleotide sequence CCGGGGGCTTTTTGGATTTTTTTCCCTCTTTTTCTTCCTTTTCTTGGCGGTACTTATCTAACAATTCTCCCACTCGGTTTCTGATTTTCCAATGTCTTTCAACGCCTTCATAAGCATAACGATTTAATCGCTCTTGAACCAACATTTTTTCTACGTATTTCACCCGATCTGAAGTATCAGGGTGAGTGGATAACCAGGCAGGAGGACTTGGGTCATCTTCTTTTTCTAATACCACCATTAAGTTTCTAACACCATCAGCCGCATAACCACTAGCCGCCAGTAAGCGAGTGCCAAAAATATCGGCTTCCCGTTCCATATCCCGACTGTAATTAAGCGTAATTAAATCCCCTGCCGATGAGCCGAGATAGGGAACAAATTGCGTAGCATTTGCCAATAAATTCCCTCCAGTCATGATTTGGAAACTGTGAGATAAAACCGCGTGAGAAAGTTCATGAGCCATCAATCCCGCTAATTCGGCTTCTGAATTAGTTTTGAGAATTGCCCCTGCATTAATAAACACTTTTCCCCCTGGCAAAGCAAAAGCATTGAGATTATCATCCATGACCACATAAAACTCATAATTAAATTCATTTCTACCAGCAACAGCCGCCAGCTTTTTGCCAATTTCCCGTACATAAGAGAGAACCTCTTCATCTTCGATCAAAGTCAGTCTTTTCTGAAAATGTTTCGCGGAACTTTCGCCGATCGCTTTTTCTCCTTGGATCAATAATGTGACGGTTTCAATAGCCGATATAGGCCCGCCAATATTTCCGAAGAAAGCATAACCAATGCCGCCTAAAACAGCATTTCCAACCGCTCCCAAGGTTAATTTAGAACGCAAATCATTCTTATAGCGTTGTAAGTTCTCATTAGCTAATTGCAGAAATTCCGCAGCCAAGTAATTATCCGGATTAAATAAAGCAAAGCGGCGAGCCGTTAAAGAAGCGTCTAACCATTTTTTGGCGGCCATATCAG is from Gloeothece verrucosa PCC 7822 and encodes:
- a CDS encoding M48 family metallopeptidase — protein: MKLIRKTSLIILWSIIGELSPLLVLAQTPKPIDSVNLGERSWIAQKTTETTSTPSSSQTPENHQPNKPSTPADNTTTVNECWQPNETLPQPQPVAQIEESSPPQTVKENSDSSAASQEIDSQQSAEEEAKQSQEKEKPVSFIPKPTSEEIALYQQLAQADRYYRCGQSTVAEKLYREAKKPFEAEIKYQRELIPQAIYDPQYLQPGGAVYWRLYQEALKEKRLQSKIIAPLKLLTEQHPEFIPAHLEYAKILKEYGQKEQAQEVLENAITLYPNEAPLVKAKVEADMAAKKWLDASLTARRFALFNPDNYLAAEFLQLANENLQRYKNDLRSKLTLGAVGNAVLGGIGYAFFGNIGGPISAIETVTLLIQGEKAIGESSAKHFQKRLTLIEDEEVLSYVREIGKKLAAVAGRNEFNYEFYVVMDDNLNAFALPGGKVFINAGAILKTNSEAELAGLMAHELSHAVLSHSFQIMTGGNLLANATQFVPYLGSSAGDLITLNYSRDMEREADIFGTRLLAASGYAADGVRNLMVVLEKEDDPSPPAWLSTHPDTSDRVKYVEKMLVQERLNRYAYEGVERHWKIRNRVGELLDKYRQEKEEKEGKKSKKPPETTPKTQQIIQQQQENRPI